In one Micromonospora polyrhachis genomic region, the following are encoded:
- a CDS encoding class I SAM-dependent methyltransferase, producing MGPVSTYDEIADWYEEEFVGRQADGDPLGIEQALRLLLGAGKGTCLEIGCGTGRYASLVRELGWCPLGVDLSAGMLRHAAGRLPIARADVGRLPFPDGCLPAVVAVMVHTDMPAYPQVLREVARVLRPGGRFVHIGVHPCFCGGFADRTDPDAVVIRPGYLDSHWTHNSWTDQGVRDKVGATHRPLPELLHAFLDAGLEFEHFTEGGTPTPVMLAIQARNRSNK from the coding sequence ATGGGACCGGTGTCGACGTACGACGAGATCGCGGACTGGTACGAGGAGGAGTTCGTCGGGCGACAAGCCGACGGCGATCCACTCGGCATCGAGCAGGCGCTACGCCTTCTGCTGGGTGCGGGTAAAGGCACCTGCCTGGAGATCGGCTGCGGCACCGGCAGGTACGCCTCGCTCGTTCGTGAGCTGGGTTGGTGCCCCCTCGGGGTGGACCTCTCCGCGGGGATGCTGAGACACGCTGCGGGCCGCCTACCGATCGCCCGAGCCGACGTCGGACGACTCCCGTTCCCCGACGGCTGCCTGCCCGCCGTCGTCGCCGTGATGGTCCACACCGACATGCCGGCCTATCCTCAGGTGCTCCGTGAGGTCGCCCGAGTACTGAGGCCGGGCGGCAGGTTCGTCCACATCGGGGTGCACCCCTGTTTCTGTGGCGGGTTCGCCGACCGGACCGACCCGGACGCCGTCGTAATCCGGCCCGGCTATCTCGACAGCCACTGGACCCACAACTCCTGGACCGATCAAGGAGTCCGCGACAAGGTCGGGGCCACCCACCGCCCTCTGCCGGAACTGCTGCACGCCTTCCTCGACGCTGGGTTGGAGTTCGAGCACTTCACCGAAGGCGGCACACCCACCCCGGTCATGCTCGCCATCCAGGCTCGCAACCGCAGCAACAAGTAG
- a CDS encoding serine hydrolase domain-containing protein, which translates to MNVNQSKMLRIFRRVGVMALAVTLLAGAATPGMAAPDTMAASKVAAGQERPELQAAIQEFVDIGFAGMQMRVHDQQGEWVGSAGVRKLGETAKPPTNGRFRIGSNTKTFIATVVLQLVAEGKVRLDNPAADYLPQFGLDRRITVRMLLQHTSGVFSHTGDYYDGTAMPGIPSAGQEWVDNRFRTYRPAELVRFALSKPALFAPGTSWNYSNTNYTLAGLLIEQVTGRSYAEEMQRRILRPLGLSGTVVPGAWSGIPGPHARSYYHYQDAGQWRTVDVTRQNPSWLFGAGDMISTTQDLHTFFSALLGGKLLPAPLLAEMRKAHPGGNGFGLGLRVQDVSPDCDGTIFFHNGSTIGSGALMYSTPDGSKTLTASVTGGNTEVDLVGEYPAALDNLLKEVFCGE; encoded by the coding sequence ATGAACGTCAATCAGAGCAAGATGCTGCGGATCTTCCGGCGAGTGGGGGTCATGGCCCTGGCTGTCACACTGCTGGCCGGGGCAGCCACACCCGGGATGGCCGCTCCGGACACCATGGCCGCGTCGAAGGTCGCTGCCGGGCAGGAGCGCCCGGAGTTGCAGGCGGCTATCCAGGAGTTCGTCGACATCGGTTTCGCCGGGATGCAGATGCGCGTGCACGATCAGCAGGGCGAGTGGGTCGGCAGTGCCGGGGTACGCAAGCTGGGTGAAACCGCGAAGCCGCCGACGAACGGGCGGTTCCGGATCGGCAGCAACACCAAGACCTTCATCGCGACCGTGGTGTTGCAACTGGTGGCCGAGGGCAAGGTCCGGCTGGACAACCCGGCGGCCGACTACCTGCCGCAGTTCGGGCTGGACCGGCGGATCACGGTGCGGATGCTGTTGCAGCACACCAGCGGGGTGTTCAGCCACACCGGCGACTATTACGACGGGACGGCCATGCCGGGGATCCCCTCGGCGGGCCAGGAATGGGTGGACAACCGGTTCCGCACCTACCGGCCGGCGGAACTGGTGCGGTTCGCCCTGTCCAAGCCGGCGCTATTCGCGCCCGGGACGAGCTGGAACTACTCCAACACCAACTACACGCTGGCCGGACTGTTGATCGAGCAGGTCACCGGCCGCTCGTACGCCGAGGAGATGCAACGGCGGATCCTGCGGCCACTCGGGCTATCGGGCACTGTGGTGCCGGGTGCCTGGTCGGGGATCCCCGGGCCGCATGCCCGCAGCTACTACCACTATCAGGACGCCGGCCAGTGGCGGACGGTCGACGTCACCCGGCAGAATCCCTCCTGGCTGTTCGGTGCCGGTGACATGATCTCGACCACCCAGGATCTGCACACGTTCTTCTCCGCGCTGCTGGGCGGCAAGCTCCTGCCGGCCCCGCTGCTGGCCGAGATGCGCAAGGCGCATCCGGGCGGCAACGGCTTCGGCCTGGGGTTGCGCGTACAGGACGTGAGCCCGGACTGCGACGGCACCATCTTCTTCCACAACGGCAGCACCATCGGCTCCGGAGCGCTGATGTACAGCACGCCCGACGGCAGCAAGACCCTGACTGCCTCGGTGACCGGCGGAAACACTGAAGTCGACCTGGTAGGGGAGTATCCGGCAGCGTTGGACAACCTCCTCAAGGAGGTGTTCTGCGGCGAGTAG
- a CDS encoding response regulator transcription factor translates to MTVRVLLADDQTLVRAGFRVLLERAPDIEVVGEAADGDEAIAATRAHRPDVVLMDVRMPGTDGLTAARRILADERLPGVRVVMLTTFELDEYVYAALHAGASGFLLKDLEPEELRRAVRVVAAGDALLAPAVTRRLIAAYAGGPAVPGVHTLTAREREVVALVADGLSNAEVGMRLRMSPATAKTHTNRAMVKLGARDRAQLVVFAYRSGLARLPRPR, encoded by the coding sequence ATGACGGTACGAGTGTTGCTGGCCGACGATCAGACGCTGGTCCGGGCCGGTTTCCGGGTGCTGTTGGAACGGGCCCCGGACATCGAGGTCGTCGGCGAGGCGGCCGACGGTGACGAGGCGATCGCCGCGACTCGGGCGCACCGGCCGGACGTGGTGCTGATGGACGTACGGATGCCCGGCACCGACGGGCTGACCGCCGCGCGGCGGATCCTCGCCGACGAGCGGCTGCCCGGGGTACGGGTCGTCATGCTGACCACCTTCGAGTTGGACGAGTACGTCTACGCCGCGCTGCACGCGGGCGCGAGCGGTTTCCTGCTCAAGGACCTGGAACCGGAGGAGCTACGGCGGGCGGTCCGGGTGGTGGCCGCCGGGGACGCGCTGCTGGCCCCGGCGGTGACCCGACGGCTCATCGCGGCGTACGCGGGTGGTCCGGCCGTGCCAGGGGTGCACACGTTGACCGCTCGGGAGCGGGAGGTGGTGGCGTTGGTCGCCGACGGGCTGTCCAACGCCGAGGTGGGAATGAGACTGCGGATGAGCCCGGCGACCGCCAAGACCCACACGAACCGGGCGATGGTCAAGCTCGGTGCCCGGGACCGGGCACAGCTCGTGGTCTTCGCCTACCGCAGCGGGCTGGCCCGGCTACCGCGTCCGCGGTAG
- a CDS encoding sensor histidine kinase has product MRRWLVDAALVVGAGGVTVYRVAVATVAPADRPPDEWAYVLSVAMAVALLARRRWPGTVMAAVGGLFLLYHVLEYPGGAPAVPLWVALYSVAVATRRRAGLVLAGILLGFDAYSRMVINQVGLLDATLDSSTVVFVSMLLLGEVVRGRRTRLALLAADRERVAALRVTEERIRIARELHDVTAHTLAVVNVQAGVAAEVLDDDPAQARAALENVRRAAREALNELRAAVGTIRDGSRPAESADDRTGGDRTGGADDRIRDDRAGGDRTGCDRTEVEPPGPTLDRLPALAASTGAVVVYEGERRPLSRAVELTAYRIVQEAVANALRHAEAQRIDVRLGFRPDGLSLLVSDDGRGATGPPGNGLRGMTERAVGLGGWLRVGPADGGGFQVRGWLPG; this is encoded by the coding sequence ATGCGGCGGTGGCTGGTGGACGCGGCACTGGTGGTCGGTGCCGGTGGTGTCACGGTGTATCGGGTCGCCGTCGCGACGGTGGCCCCGGCGGACCGACCACCCGACGAGTGGGCGTACGTCCTCAGCGTGGCGATGGCGGTGGCGCTGCTGGCGCGTCGAAGATGGCCGGGGACGGTCATGGCCGCGGTGGGCGGCCTGTTCCTGCTCTACCACGTGCTGGAGTACCCGGGCGGCGCGCCGGCGGTGCCGCTGTGGGTGGCGCTGTATTCGGTGGCGGTGGCCACCCGCCGCCGGGCTGGACTGGTGCTGGCCGGGATCCTTCTCGGGTTCGACGCCTACAGCCGCATGGTGATCAACCAGGTCGGGCTCCTGGACGCCACACTGGACAGCTCGACCGTGGTGTTCGTGTCGATGCTGCTCCTCGGCGAGGTGGTACGGGGTCGGCGGACAAGACTGGCGCTGCTGGCCGCCGACCGTGAGCGGGTGGCCGCGCTGCGGGTCACCGAGGAGCGGATACGCATCGCCCGGGAGTTGCATGACGTGACCGCGCACACCCTGGCGGTGGTGAACGTGCAGGCCGGGGTGGCGGCCGAGGTGCTGGACGACGATCCGGCACAGGCTCGGGCAGCGCTGGAGAACGTACGGCGTGCCGCCCGGGAGGCGCTGAACGAACTACGCGCGGCGGTGGGAACGATCCGCGACGGGTCGCGCCCAGCCGAGAGCGCAGACGACAGAACCGGGGGCGACAGAACCGGCGGCGCAGACGACAGAATCAGGGACGACAGAGCCGGCGGCGACAGAACCGGATGCGACAGAACCGAGGTGGAGCCGCCCGGACCCACCCTGGACCGGCTGCCCGCACTGGCCGCCTCGACCGGGGCCGTCGTCGTCTACGAGGGGGAACGACGGCCGCTGTCCCGGGCGGTGGAGTTGACGGCGTACCGGATCGTGCAGGAGGCGGTGGCCAACGCGCTGCGGCACGCGGAGGCCCAGCGGATCGACGTACGGCTGGGGTTTCGGCCGGATGGCCTGTCGCTGTTGGTCTCCGACGACGGTCGGGGCGCGACCGGACCGCCGGGCAACGGGCTGCGTGGCATGACGGAACGGGCCGTCGGCCTGGGTGGCTGGTTGCGGGTTGGCCCGGCCGACGGCGGGGGTTTCCAGGTACGGGGGTGGCTGCCGGGATGA